Proteins encoded together in one Penaeus vannamei isolate JL-2024 chromosome 41, ASM4276789v1, whole genome shotgun sequence window:
- the Spg7 gene encoding mitochondrial inner membrane m-AAA protease component paraplegin, with protein sequence MERISKTLLNTLLNQRTSLFSLARRLPSVSKIGSGTEKFSTANLAVKRTLQHRILQSQYKASWVMVKREFSAVTKLLERSGISKPDQLAILKRSLHTTSSQANQPGPNRSGNGNSSSGGDGNKNKNDDDERKGMLAKAALWMLTAYMFIAIISLLFPGSNQPEIARYVSWNEFVHQMLAKGEVEEVIVRPDLDIVTIILYEGAVIKGKKIDQRTFHMNIVDLQHFEERLRESEAKLGIRSDQGVPIVYERSGDTAGRLLASIIVVAIIVSLLSRNMNIKGPLSMEGMSQMTRAKFTIIDPLLPGSGRGVKFADVAGAREAKQEVMEFVDFLKNPDKYRELGAKVPRGALLLGPPGCGKTLLAKAVATEGQVPFLAMNGSEFIEMIGGLGAARVRDLFKEAKKRAPCIVYIDEIDAIGRKRSSGQGGMDGGSGESEQTLNQLLVEMDGIGSKEGVVILSSTNRLDILDKALLRPGRFDRHIMMDLPNLEERREIFEHHLKSIVLEKPSTYYARRMASLTLGFSGADIANVVNEAALHAARHAKKVVTANDLEYAVERVVGGTEKRSQALSPEERRVVAYHESGHALLGWILEHTDALLKVTIVPRTNQALGFAQYAPKDQKLYTQEQLFERMCMALGGRVAESLVFNRVTTGAQNDLEKVTKMAYAQVRSFGFSDNVGQVSFPEEETREVGRRPYSQKLAATIDEEASRLIFAAYKKTEEVLKANMDKLTLLAESLLQKETLNYDDVEAILGPTPYGQKLVIEPLQFEGEINKWKDAGKDS encoded by the exons ATGGAACGAATATCAAAAACGCTTTTAAATACTCTTCTAAATCAACGAacgtctttattttctcttgcaCGTAGATTACCCAGTGTATCAAAAATTGGTTCAGGAACAGAG AAATTTTCAACAGCAAATTTGGCTGTTAAAAGGACACTGCAACATAGAATTTTACAGTCACAGTATAAAGCATCATGGGTGATGGTGAAGCGCGAGTTCAGTGCTGTTACAAAGCTATTGGAGAG GTCTGGAATCTCAAAGCCTGACCAGCTGGCAATATTGAAGCGTAGTCTGCACACAACCTCCTCACAAGCCAACCAGCCTGGCCCAAACAGGAGTGGAAATGGCAATAGCTCTTCTGGTGGCGACggcaacaagaataagaatgatgatgacgagaGGAAGGGCATGTTGGCGAAAGCTGCCCTATGGATGTTGACCGCTTACATGTTCATTGCCATCATATCTCTCCTGTTCCCCGGGAGCAATCAGCCAGAG ATTGCTAGGTATGTGTCATGGAATGAATTTGTTCACCAAATGCTGGCAAAGGGTGAGGTTGAGGAGGTGATAGTGCGGCCTGACTTGGACATTGTGACCATCATTCTTTACGAAGGTGCTGTTATCAAGGGAAAAAAG ATTGATCAGCGCACATTCCACATGAACATCGTAGACCTCCAGCACTTTGAGGAGCGCTTACGCGAGTCCGAGGCCAAGCTGGGCATCCGATCTGACCAAGGTGTGCCCATTGTTTACGAGCGGAGTGGTGATACTGCTGGAAGGCTCTTGGCGTCCATCATCGTGGTGGCAATTATTGTATCGCTTTTGTCGAGGAACATGAACATCAAAGGACCTCTGAGCATGGAAGGCATG agcCAGATGACTCGAGCAAAGTTCACAATCATTGACCCATTGCTTCCTGGGTCAGGTCGTGGGGTCAAGTTTGCCGATGTCGCTGGAGCAAGAGAGGCCAAGCAAGAAGTCATGGAGTTTGTAGACTTTTTGAAAAATCCTGATAAATATAGGGAACTGGGTGCTAAG GTTCCGAGAGGTGCTCTACTGCTCGGCCCACCAGGGTGTGGCAAAACTCTCTTGGCCAAGGCTGTTGCTACAGAAGGGCAAGTTCCATTTCTGGCAATGAATGGCTCAGAGTTTATTGAAATGATTGGCGGTTTAGGAGCAGCCAGAGTTAG GGATCTATTCAAGGAGGCAAAGAAGCGCGCACCATGCATCGTTTACATTGACGAAATTGATGCCATTGGCCGAAAGAGATCTAGCGggcaaggagggatggatggcggATCAGGAGAGTCTGAGCAAACCCTAAACCAGCTGCTAGTGGAGATGGATGGCATTGGCTCAAAGGAGGGAGTCGTCATCCTCTCATCCACCAATAGATTGGATATCCTTGATAAG GCTCTCCTAAGGCCTGGGAGATTCGACCGACATATCATGATGGACCTGCCGAACCTTGAGGAACGGAGGGAAATATTTGAACATCACCTGAAGAGCATCGTGCTGGAGAAGCCAAGCACTTATTATGCTCGGAGGATGGCATCTCTCACTTTAGGATTCAGTG GTGCTGACATAGCTAATGTAGTTAACGAAGCTGCCCTTCATGCTGCGAGACATGCCAAGAAGGTTGTCACAGCAAACGATTTAGAGTATGCAGTTGAACGGGTAGTTGGAGGAACAGAAAAGAGATCACAG GCCTTGTCACCAGAAGAACGTCGGGTCGTTGCGTATCATGAGTCAGGTCATGCCTTGTTAGGATGGATCCTAGAGCACACAGATGCTCTCCTAAAGGTGACAATCGTGCCCCGAACCAACCAAGCCCTTGGATTTGCTCAGTATGCACCAAAAGACCAGAAGCTGTATACCCAAGAACAG CTTTTTGAGAGGATGTGCATGGCTCTCGGAGGTCGTGTTGCTGAATCGTTGGTGTTCAACCGCGTGACCACTGGGGCTCAGAATGATCTGGAGAAGGTCACTAAAATGGCATATGCACAG gtACGGTCATTTGGCTTTAGCGATAACGTTGGTCAGGTGTCCTTTCCggaggaggagacaagagaggTTGGCCGTAGACCCTATTCACAGAAGCTGGCAGCCACAATAGACGAGGAAGCATCAAGGCTAATATTTGCTGCTtacaaaaaaacagaggaagtaCTCAAAGCCAACATGGATAAATTGACATTG CTAGCAGAGTCACTCCTACAGAAGGAAACTCTCAACTACGATGACGTTGAAGCAATCCTCGGCCCAACTCCTTACGGCCAGAAGCTCGTCATTGAACCATTGCAGTTTGAGGGGGAGATAAACAAGTGGAAAGATGCCGGAAAGGATAGCTAA
- the mRpS6 gene encoding small ribosomal subunit protein bS6m isoform X1, giving the protein MPLYEMSVIVKSLPKGSLVQTVKRVAESVMDHGGYVRKIESLGSRELPYKMKCHGRVHQRGSYFLLHFDAPATAITDINDTCVRDVDLVRRSIYKIEPPPQFQCTLSEEVKPPVYRSEVQKMIQEANKSLPINIRKKYKMNTGLDYYPFGH; this is encoded by the exons ATGCCGTTGTATGAGATGTCAGTCATCGTTAAAAGCTTACCAAAG GGATCTTTGGTTCAGACAGTGAAGAGAGTTGCCGAGTCTGTCATGGACCACGGGGGTTATGTACGCAAAATCGAGAGCTTAGGATCTAGGGAATTGCCATACAAAATGAAATGTCATGGAAGAGTCCATCAGAGAGGAAG TtactttcttctccattttgatGCACCTGCAACTGCCATCACTGATATAAATGACACCTGTGTAAGAGATGTTGACTTGGTGCGTCGTTCGATATACAAGATCGAGCCTCCTCCCCAGTTTCAGTGCACACTTAGTGAAGAAGTCAAACCTCCAGTATATAG ATCGGAAGTACAGAAGATGATTCAAGAGGCCAATAAATCACTACCTATAAATATccgcaaaaaatataaaatgaacacAGGTCTGGACTACTATCCTTTTGGGCACTAA
- the mRpS6 gene encoding small ribosomal subunit protein bS6m isoform X2 produces MSRGSLVQTVKRVAESVMDHGGYVRKIESLGSRELPYKMKCHGRVHQRGSYFLLHFDAPATAITDINDTCVRDVDLVRRSIYKIEPPPQFQCTLSEEVKPPVYRSEVQKMIQEANKSLPINIRKKYKMNTGLDYYPFGH; encoded by the exons ATGAGCAGG GGATCTTTGGTTCAGACAGTGAAGAGAGTTGCCGAGTCTGTCATGGACCACGGGGGTTATGTACGCAAAATCGAGAGCTTAGGATCTAGGGAATTGCCATACAAAATGAAATGTCATGGAAGAGTCCATCAGAGAGGAAG TtactttcttctccattttgatGCACCTGCAACTGCCATCACTGATATAAATGACACCTGTGTAAGAGATGTTGACTTGGTGCGTCGTTCGATATACAAGATCGAGCCTCCTCCCCAGTTTCAGTGCACACTTAGTGAAGAAGTCAAACCTCCAGTATATAG ATCGGAAGTACAGAAGATGATTCAAGAGGCCAATAAATCACTACCTATAAATATccgcaaaaaatataaaatgaacacAGGTCTGGACTACTATCCTTTTGGGCACTAA
- the mRpS6 gene encoding small ribosomal subunit protein bS6m isoform X3 encodes MDHGGYVRKIESLGSRELPYKMKCHGRVHQRGSYFLLHFDAPATAITDINDTCVRDVDLVRRSIYKIEPPPQFQCTLSEEVKPPVYRSEVQKMIQEANKSLPINIRKKYKMNTGLDYYPFGH; translated from the exons ATGGACCACGGGGGTTATGTACGCAAAATCGAGAGCTTAGGATCTAGGGAATTGCCATACAAAATGAAATGTCATGGAAGAGTCCATCAGAGAGGAAG TtactttcttctccattttgatGCACCTGCAACTGCCATCACTGATATAAATGACACCTGTGTAAGAGATGTTGACTTGGTGCGTCGTTCGATATACAAGATCGAGCCTCCTCCCCAGTTTCAGTGCACACTTAGTGAAGAAGTCAAACCTCCAGTATATAG ATCGGAAGTACAGAAGATGATTCAAGAGGCCAATAAATCACTACCTATAAATATccgcaaaaaatataaaatgaacacAGGTCTGGACTACTATCCTTTTGGGCACTAA